The following coding sequences are from one Arcobacter nitrofigilis DSM 7299 window:
- a CDS encoding urease accessory protein UreF, which yields MVKHTTHTNLKSLSRFLQILDGTFPSGMFVHSFGLEPHIVKEVVYDEKSLKIYLKNLIIDQYSKMEFVYIKKVYEALENDRLNLIKKLDNEYGAYLTYEYAKASKDIGENYFAQIKSLPTKDIVKKYFKNIENKICEVNEIIVLSALAYDLDICMEDFIVMWTKKNLINIAATTLKISRIKPSQIQQMLFEFDEILENIVFEKINEKITNFNPLFEEIIFSHKNLEPKLFVT from the coding sequence ATGGTAAAGCACACCACTCACACTAATCTCAAATCACTAAGTAGATTTTTACAAATACTTGATGGAACTTTTCCCTCAGGTATGTTTGTTCACTCTTTTGGTTTAGAGCCTCATATTGTAAAAGAGGTGGTTTATGATGAAAAGAGTTTAAAAATCTATTTAAAAAATTTAATCATAGATCAATACTCAAAGATGGAGTTTGTTTATATTAAAAAAGTATATGAAGCTTTGGAAAATGATAGATTGAATTTAATAAAAAAACTTGATAATGAGTATGGGGCATATCTAACTTATGAGTATGCAAAAGCTTCTAAAGATATAGGGGAAAACTATTTTGCCCAAATAAAAAGTTTGCCTACAAAAGATATAGTAAAAAAGTATTTTAAAAATATAGAAAATAAAATTTGTGAAGTAAATGAAATCATAGTTTTAAGTGCATTGGCGTATGATTTGGATATTTGTATGGAAGACTTTATTGTTATGTGGACTAAAAAAAACCTTATAAATATAGCAGCAACGACGCTTAAAATATCAAGAATAAAACCCTCTCAAATACAACAAATGTTGTTTGAGTTTGATGAGATATTAGAGAATATTGTTTTTGAAAAGATTAATGAAAAGATTACAAACTTTAATCCTCTTTTTGAAGAGATAATATTTTCCCATAAAAATTTAGAACCTAAGTTATTCGTTACATAA
- the ureG gene encoding urease accessory protein UreG, which translates to MSLKIGIAGPVGSGKTSLIESLTNMLKDKYSLAIVTNDIYTTEDANYLKKTLDLDENRITGVETGGCPHTAIRDDISMNQKAVVELEEKFSPDITFVESGGDNLSATFSYELIDYYMYVIDVAQGADIPRKKGAGLLFSDLLVVNKTDLAPYVGVDLISMKSDVENNRKNKPSVFISNKDEKSLVQVISWIEALL; encoded by the coding sequence ATGAGTTTAAAAATAGGAATAGCAGGACCAGTAGGAAGTGGTAAGACTTCTTTAATTGAGAGTTTAACAAATATGCTAAAAGATAAATATTCACTTGCAATTGTGACAAATGACATATATACAACAGAAGATGCAAACTATCTTAAAAAAACACTTGATTTAGATGAAAATAGAATCACAGGTGTTGAAACAGGTGGTTGTCCTCACACCGCAATAAGGGACGATATATCTATGAATCAAAAAGCAGTAGTAGAACTTGAAGAGAAGTTTAGTCCTGATATTACTTTTGTGGAAAGTGGTGGAGATAATTTAAGTGCTACTTTTTCTTATGAGTTGATTGATTATTATATGTATGTAATAGATGTGGCACAAGGGGCAGATATACCACGTAAAAAAGGTGCAGGACTTCTTTTTTCTGATTTACTTGTGGTAAATAAAACAGACTTAGCACCATATGTTGGAGTTGATTTAATCTCTATGAAAAGTGATGTTGAAAATAATAGAAAAAATAAACCCTCTGTTTTTATTTCAAATAAAGATGAAAAAAGTTTAGTTCAAGTTATTTCTTGGATAGAGGCTTTATTATAA
- a CDS encoding ExbD/TolR family protein, with translation MKKREILTPDITPLIDVVFILLIFFIVSSVFKKDELALVLNLPTSSAKEIELKQKEVIIELDKNKLAIYGKEVSISNLEEEISKIKDKKRNIIFRIDKEVKYERVVEILDLLQKHELFNISLLTDTKSK, from the coding sequence ATGAAAAAAAGAGAGATTTTAACTCCGGATATTACGCCTCTTATTGATGTTGTTTTTATTCTTTTAATATTTTTCATTGTATCTTCTGTTTTCAAAAAAGATGAATTAGCCTTGGTTTTAAATCTTCCAACCTCAAGTGCAAAAGAGATAGAACTAAAACAAAAAGAAGTTATCATAGAACTTGATAAAAATAAACTTGCAATTTACGGAAAAGAAGTTTCAATATCTAACCTTGAAGAAGAGATAAGTAAAATAAAAGATAAAAAAAGAAATATTATCTTTAGAATAGACAAAGAAGTAAAATATGAAAGAGTGGTTGAGATTTTAGACTTACTTCAAAAACATGAGCTATTTAATATTTCACTATTAACTGATACAAAAAGTAAATAA
- a CDS encoding MotA/TolQ/ExbB proton channel family protein: protein MGIDLMSYIDRGGIIVYILIFLNIIGFTIMLWKLVVILSSRAGKEKIVQDILAFVKTTNSSFEKESVENVINRRIRKLEFGLNTVKIIASIAPLLGLLGTVIGVLNSFDSITKSGLGDPSIFSNGISIALITTVAGLIVAIPHYIGYNYIVGILDDIELKIQKEVLKKI, encoded by the coding sequence ATGGGAATTGATTTAATGAGTTACATTGATAGAGGTGGAATTATAGTATATATTCTTATATTTTTAAATATTATTGGGTTTACAATAATGCTTTGGAAATTAGTTGTTATTCTATCTTCTAGAGCGGGAAAAGAGAAAATTGTTCAAGATATATTAGCTTTTGTAAAAACTACAAACAGCTCATTTGAGAAAGAATCTGTTGAAAATGTAATAAATAGAAGAATAAGAAAATTAGAGTTTGGATTAAATACTGTAAAAATCATTGCATCAATTGCTCCTCTTTTAGGACTTTTGGGAACTGTTATTGGGGTTTTAAATTCATTTGATTCTATTACTAAAAGTGGTTTGGGTGATCCTTCTATTTTTTCAAATGGTATTTCAATAGCACTTATTACTACTGTGGCTGGTTTAATTGTTGCTATTCCACATTATATTGGGTACAACTATATTGTGGGAATATTAGATGATATTGAACTAAAAATTCAAAAAGAGGTTCTAAAAAAAATATGA